In a genomic window of Canis lupus familiaris isolate Mischka breed German Shepherd chromosome 13, alternate assembly UU_Cfam_GSD_1.0, whole genome shotgun sequence:
- the PTP4A3 gene encoding protein tyrosine phosphatase type IVA 3 isoform X2, with amino-acid sequence MARMNRPAPVEVSYKSMRFLITHNPTNATLSTFIEDLKKYGATTVVRVCEVTYDKAPLEKDGITVVDWPFDDGAPPPGKVVEDWLSLLKAKFCDDPGSCVAVHCVAGLGRAPVLVALALIESGMKYEDAIQFIRQKRRGAINSKQLTYLEKYRPKQRLRFKEPHAHKTKCCVM; translated from the exons ATGGCTCGGATGAACCGGCCCGCCCCCGTGGAGGTGAGCTACAAGAGCATGCGCTTCCTCATCACGCACAACCCCACCAATGCCACCCTCAGCACCTTCATCGAG GACCTGAAGAAGTATGGGGCCACCACCGTGGTGCGAGTGTGCGAAGTGACCTACGACAAGGCTCCTCTGGAGAAGGACGGCATCACCGTTGTG GACTGGCCGTTTGACGACGGGGCGCCCCCGCCTGGTAAGGTGGTGGAGGACTGGCTGAGCCTGCTGAAGGCCAAGTTCTGTGACGACCCGGGCAGCTGCGTGGCCGTGCACTGCGTGGCCGGCCTGGGACG GGCTCCGGTCCTCGTGGCTCTGGCTCTCATCGAGAGCGGGATGAAGTATGAAGATGCCATCCAGTTCATCCGACA GAAGCGGCGCGGAGCCATCAACAGCAAGCAGCTCACCTACCTGGAAAAATACCGGCCCAAGCAGAGACTGCGCTTCAAAGAGCCGCACGCGCACAAGACCAAGTGTTGCGTCATGTAG
- the PTP4A3 gene encoding protein tyrosine phosphatase type IVA 3 isoform X1 has translation MEGWGGGSSCPEVLSSRGPESPRARASAAQQNSAPRVVLLLPGCVAWAGHATSLTRCVSSVQCGQCVSFTGGSVWHGIGGDRPSESGQGHPGVAAKAVSPPRGSCPSLCSQTVPAADQPGIYGEGLGGQLRILPGPTSLPRELLRRPRRLWASPSPPPAHGPRWPAPGRPCRLSPRAPRGTRSSPMG, from the exons AtggagggctgggggggtggaAGCAGTTGCCCAGAGGTCCTTTCCTCCAGAGGGCCAGAGTCGCCAAGGGCAAGGGCTTCTGCGGCTCAGCAAAACTCAGCCCCGAGAGTGGTTCTTCtgcttcctggctgtgtggcttGGGCGGGTCACGCAACCTCTCTGACCCGCTGTGTTTCATCAGTACAGTGTGGCCAGTGTGTCTCGTTCACGGGAGGCAGTGTCTGGCACGGCATCGGAGGGGACAGACCCTCAGAAAGTGGTCAAG GCCACCCTGGTGTGGCCGCCAAGGCTGTGAGTCCACCCCGCGGGAGCTGTCCTTCCTTGTGCTCCCAG ACGGTGCCTGCTGCTGACCAGCCGGGGATTTATGGAGAGGGCCTCGGGGGGCAGCTCCGGATACTGCCGGGCCCAACATCACTGCCGCGCGAGCTGCTGAGGAGGCCCCGGCGCCTCTGGGCCTCACCATCGCCCCCGCCCGCCCATGGCCCCCGCTGGCCCGCCCCGGGCCGGCCCTGCCGCCTgagcccccgggccccccgcgggACTCGCAGTTCCCCGATGGGGTAA